Proteins encoded within one genomic window of Glycine soja cultivar W05 chromosome 1, ASM419377v2, whole genome shotgun sequence:
- the LOC114414042 gene encoding uncharacterized protein LOC114414042 isoform X2, which produces MWSATSSPSIFLPHSLLRPLPRRRPLCASLSWASPDPSDGLGGWALLDAPAQPDNNKVAAFPSYAVVGFGTSLALVLAVFAASRKGFSFRFPRPMWGAVETRRDQNDAPEFDVSSGSKSTLSEADPESNVTVTQADKSAVEKPERVVIPVSVDSTQEEALSVLKSLKIIEDDVEANELCTRREFARWLVKSNSSLERSPKHMIAPIVSLSGSVVTAFDDVGIDDPDFRSIQVLAEAGVIPSKLSWNNSFNYGGSDSQENINFYPDRFISRQDLIDWRAQLEYDFFSGVVDEISIKKAGYMDVKEITSPAVYVDMLAGDTSILRKVFGQSKRFQPNKPSTKAQAAVALTSGRMKEAISAELSRIEAENSARLAEAGEIWSELLSRGEIQRFWDEKLIEEKNRGFDVERLYHVEVKNLEEEEINQDKISAEYLKEKATMDCQKQLLLNLKKEVDEISEKVASERVTYVDERDVVQKLHEDLEFKHEELLNTKSTLEAEKEALQILRSWVEDEARRSQARAAVLEEVGRRWKWDDQA; this is translated from the exons ATGTGGTCTGCAACATCCTCCCCTTCCATCTTCCTCCCCCATTCCCTTCTTCGCCCCCTTCCTCGCCGGCGGCCCCTCTGCGCCTCCCTCTCTTGGGCCTCCCCCGACCCATCCGACGGCCTCGGAGGCTGGGCCCTCCTCGACGCCCCGGCCCAAcccgacaacaacaaag TTGCGGCATTTCCTTCTTATGCCGTTGTTGGCTTCGGCACTTCGCTCGCTCTTGTGCTCGCTGTCTTTGCTGCCTCAAGGAAAG GTTTTAGTTTTCGATTCCCGAGGCCGATGTGGGGTGCTGTGGAGACTCGGCGAGATCAAAACGACGCTCCGGAGTTTGACGTTTCGAGTGGGAGCAAGTCAACGCTGTCCGAGGCCGACCCGGAGAGCAATGTTACCGTTACGCAAGCTGATAAATCTG CTGTAGAAAAGCCTGAACGTGTTGTCATCCCAGTTTCTGTGGATTCTACCCAAGAAGAAGCACTGTCAGTCTTAAAATCACTGAAG ATAATTGAAGATGATGTGGAAGCTAATGAATTGTGTACCAGAAGAGAATTTGCTAGATGGCTAGTTAAATCAAATTCTTCCTTGGAAAG GAGTCCTAAACACATGATTGCTCCAATAGTATCACTTTCTGGATCTGTAGTTACTGCATTTGATGATGTCGGTATTGACGACCCGGACTTTAGATCAATTCAAG TCTTAGCAGAAGCCGGTGTGATCCCCAGCAAATTATCTTGGAATAATAGTTTCAATTATGGTGGATCTGACTCTcaagaaaacataaatttttatcCTGATAG ATTCATCTCACGACAAGATCTAATAGACTGGAGAGCTCAGTTGGAGTATGACTTTTTCTCTGGGGTAGTTGACGAG ATATCAATTAAAAAAGCAGGTTATATGGATGTGAAGGAGATCACTTCTCCAGCAGTTTATGTGGACATGCTGGCAGGGGATacgagtattcttagaaaagtTTTTG GACAGAGCAAGCGATTTCAGCCAAACAAACCTTCAACAAAAGCACAAGCAGCGGTGGCTCTGACAAGTGGCAGGATGAAGGAAGCAATATCAGCTGAATTGTCAAGAATAGAAGCTGAGAATTCTGCCAGGCTGGCTGAGGCAGGAGAGATCTGGTCTGAGTTGCTTAGCCGAGGAGAGATACAGAGATTTTGGGATGAAAAGCTTATTGAAGAGAAAAATCGTGGTTTTGATGTTGAGAGGCTTTATCACGTGGAAGTAAAGAATTTGGAAGAAGAGGAGATCAATCAAGATAAGATATCTGCTGagtatttaaaagaaaaggcaACAATGGATTGTCAGAAGCAGCTTCTGCTTAACTTAAAGAAAGAAGTTGATGAGATATCAGAAAAAGTCGCATCAGAGAGAGTCACATATGTAGACGAAAGGGATGTTGTACAAAAGTTGCATGAAGATTTAGAATTCAAGCATGAAGAATTGCTCAACACCAAATCCACGCTGGAAGCTGAAAAAGAAGCTCTTCAGATTCTTAG
- the LOC114414042 gene encoding uncharacterized protein LOC114414042 isoform X1, whose translation MWSATSSPSIFLPHSLLRPLPRRRPLCASLSWASPDPSDGLGGWALLDAPAQPDNNKVAAFPSYAVVGFGTSLALVLAVFAASRKGFSFRFPRPMWGAVETRRDQNDAPEFDVSSGSKSTLSEADPESNVTVTQADKSVAVEKPERVVIPVSVDSTQEEALSVLKSLKIIEDDVEANELCTRREFARWLVKSNSSLERSPKHMIAPIVSLSGSVVTAFDDVGIDDPDFRSIQVLAEAGVIPSKLSWNNSFNYGGSDSQENINFYPDRFISRQDLIDWRAQLEYDFFSGVVDEISIKKAGYMDVKEITSPAVYVDMLAGDTSILRKVFGQSKRFQPNKPSTKAQAAVALTSGRMKEAISAELSRIEAENSARLAEAGEIWSELLSRGEIQRFWDEKLIEEKNRGFDVERLYHVEVKNLEEEEINQDKISAEYLKEKATMDCQKQLLLNLKKEVDEISEKVASERVTYVDERDVVQKLHEDLEFKHEELLNTKSTLEAEKEALQILRSWVEDEARRSQARAAVLEEVGRRWKWDDQA comes from the exons ATGTGGTCTGCAACATCCTCCCCTTCCATCTTCCTCCCCCATTCCCTTCTTCGCCCCCTTCCTCGCCGGCGGCCCCTCTGCGCCTCCCTCTCTTGGGCCTCCCCCGACCCATCCGACGGCCTCGGAGGCTGGGCCCTCCTCGACGCCCCGGCCCAAcccgacaacaacaaag TTGCGGCATTTCCTTCTTATGCCGTTGTTGGCTTCGGCACTTCGCTCGCTCTTGTGCTCGCTGTCTTTGCTGCCTCAAGGAAAG GTTTTAGTTTTCGATTCCCGAGGCCGATGTGGGGTGCTGTGGAGACTCGGCGAGATCAAAACGACGCTCCGGAGTTTGACGTTTCGAGTGGGAGCAAGTCAACGCTGTCCGAGGCCGACCCGGAGAGCAATGTTACCGTTACGCAAGCTGATAAATCTG TAGCTGTAGAAAAGCCTGAACGTGTTGTCATCCCAGTTTCTGTGGATTCTACCCAAGAAGAAGCACTGTCAGTCTTAAAATCACTGAAG ATAATTGAAGATGATGTGGAAGCTAATGAATTGTGTACCAGAAGAGAATTTGCTAGATGGCTAGTTAAATCAAATTCTTCCTTGGAAAG GAGTCCTAAACACATGATTGCTCCAATAGTATCACTTTCTGGATCTGTAGTTACTGCATTTGATGATGTCGGTATTGACGACCCGGACTTTAGATCAATTCAAG TCTTAGCAGAAGCCGGTGTGATCCCCAGCAAATTATCTTGGAATAATAGTTTCAATTATGGTGGATCTGACTCTcaagaaaacataaatttttatcCTGATAG ATTCATCTCACGACAAGATCTAATAGACTGGAGAGCTCAGTTGGAGTATGACTTTTTCTCTGGGGTAGTTGACGAG ATATCAATTAAAAAAGCAGGTTATATGGATGTGAAGGAGATCACTTCTCCAGCAGTTTATGTGGACATGCTGGCAGGGGATacgagtattcttagaaaagtTTTTG GACAGAGCAAGCGATTTCAGCCAAACAAACCTTCAACAAAAGCACAAGCAGCGGTGGCTCTGACAAGTGGCAGGATGAAGGAAGCAATATCAGCTGAATTGTCAAGAATAGAAGCTGAGAATTCTGCCAGGCTGGCTGAGGCAGGAGAGATCTGGTCTGAGTTGCTTAGCCGAGGAGAGATACAGAGATTTTGGGATGAAAAGCTTATTGAAGAGAAAAATCGTGGTTTTGATGTTGAGAGGCTTTATCACGTGGAAGTAAAGAATTTGGAAGAAGAGGAGATCAATCAAGATAAGATATCTGCTGagtatttaaaagaaaaggcaACAATGGATTGTCAGAAGCAGCTTCTGCTTAACTTAAAGAAAGAAGTTGATGAGATATCAGAAAAAGTCGCATCAGAGAGAGTCACATATGTAGACGAAAGGGATGTTGTACAAAAGTTGCATGAAGATTTAGAATTCAAGCATGAAGAATTGCTCAACACCAAATCCACGCTGGAAGCTGAAAAAGAAGCTCTTCAGATTCTTAG
- the LOC114418685 gene encoding uncharacterized protein LOC114418685, which translates to MPPQQGPSLYDRMTKLEETLAQFMQVSMSNLKSTESVIKNLEVQVGQLAKQLANRPSSSFRANTKKNPKEECKVVMTRSNMVSMNEGEKRIYEEKQQLVTEPEIDPVVEPLSETEEEVEAEDDQQKEIPIIVSEKEINMLTRKNKYIHSENIIVEGNCSAVIQRILPPKHKDPGSVTIPCLIGEVYVGKALIDLGANINLMSLSMCRRLGELEIMSTRMTLQLAYRSITRPYEVIDGVLVRVKHLIFPDDFVVMDIKEDTYIPLILGCPFMATASCVVDMGKKKLEMGIEDQKISFELFDEERKLLDQNVCLEVKESEEKMDSSKRKTIASTSLAGYDRSRFVSQEAWDRYSDNLTNLTGGSIDVTIVKEFYANLYVPDDKFPKQVRVRGNLIKFDVDSLNTFLETPVVVEQGESLPFYSRFAKLRPDPQELAARLCIPGRGFVLNVEGLPWKLLRKYLTTLAQT; encoded by the exons ATGCCACCacaacaagggcctagtctctatgacAGAATGacgaagctggaagagactcttgCTCAGTTCATGCAAGTATCCATGTCCAATTTAAAGAGCACTGAGTCAGTCATCAAGAATCTAgaagtccaggtgggacaaTTGGCAAAACAACTAGCAAACCGACCATCAAGCAGCTTTAGAGCCAACACAAAGAAGAATCCTAAGGAGGAGTGCAAGGTTGTTATGACTAGAAGCAACATGGTGAGCATGAATGAAGGTGAGAAGAGGATATATGAAGAAAAACAACAGCTAGTGACTGAACCAGAAATTGACCCAGTGGTGGAACCTTTGAGTGAGACTGAGGAAGAAGTGGAAGCAGAAGATGATCAACAAAAGGAGATACCAATAATAGtgagtgaaaaagaaataa atatgctcACACGGAAGAATAAGTACATTCACAGTGAAAACATCATTGTGGAAGGAAACTGCAGTGCTGTAATTCAGAGGATccttccacctaagcacaaagatcctgggagtgtGACTATTCCGTGTTTAATTGGTGAAGTTTATGTTGGCAAGGCTCTtattgatttgggagccaatatTAATTTGATGTCTCTTTCCATGTGCCGGAGGCTAggagagttggagataatgTCGACTAGGATGACTTTACAATTAGCATATCGCTCCATCACCAGACCCTATGAAGTAATAGACGGTGTTTTGGTTCGGGTCAAACACCTTATCTTTCCTGAtgactttgtggtaatggacaTAAAGGAAGATACATATATTCCCTTAATTTTGGGATGTCCATTTATGGCTACTGCAAGCTGTGTAGTAGACATGGGAAAGAAGAAGCTAGAAATGGGTATTGAAGACCAAAAGATTAGCTTTGAGCTATTTGATGAAGAAAGGAAATTGCTGGACCAAAATGTTtgtctagaggtgaaggagagtGAAGAGAAG ATGGATTCCTCTAAGAGAAAAACTATAGCTTCAACGTCTCTGGCCGGTTATGATAGATCAAGATTTGTATCACAGGAGGCCTGGGATCGTTACTCAGATAAT CTGACTAACTTGACTGGGGGAAGCATTGATGTGACAATTGTGAAGGAATTCTATGCAAATCTTTATGTCCCAGATGACAAGTTTCCCAAGCAAGTTAGGGTTCGAGGGAACctaataaaatttgatgttgATTCCCTCAACACCTTCTTGGAGACTCCAGTGGTCGTGGAGCAAGGGGAGAGCTTACCTTTTTACTCCAGGTTTGCTAAACTgaggcctgatcctcaggagcttgCAGCCCGGCTGTGTATCCCTGGGAGGGGATTTGTTCTTAATGTTGAGGGTCTACCGTGGAAGCTCTTGAGGAAATATCTTACCACTCTGGCCCAAACCTAG
- the LOC114418768 gene encoding uncharacterized protein LOC114418768, with translation MQVKQRPGQIFISQEKYVDDLLKKFNMQDCKPLATPMAMNEKLSKDDGQNKVDATVYRSLVGSLIYLTNSRPNIVHAVSIVSRFMSNPSKAHFATAKRILRYVKGTKDFGILYEANRDFNLTGYTDSDWAGSTDDRKSTSGYVFLLGNKAIAWASKK, from the coding sequence ATGCAAGTCAAGCAAAGACCTGGACAAATATTTATCTCGCAAGAAAAATATGTGGATGACTTACTGAAGAAGTTCAACATGCAAGATTGCAAACCACTCGCCACACCTATGGCGATGAACGAGAAGCTTTCAAAAGATGATGGGCAAAACAAAGTTGATGCAACAGTTTATAGAAGCCTAGTCGGTTCACTAATCTACTTAACCAACTCAAGGCCAAACATCGTACATGCAGTTAGCATCGTGTCTAGATTCATGAGTAACCCAAGCAAAGCACACTTTGCAACAGCCAAGAGAATCCTAAGATATGTCAAAGGCACAAAGGATTTTGGCATTTTGTACGAGGCAAATAGAGACTTTAACTTGACAGGTTATACAGATAGCGACTGGGCAGGAAGCACagatgatagaaaaagcacaagtggataTGTGTTTCTTCTAGGCAACAAAGCAATAGCATGGGCGTCAAAGAAGTAA